The Rhodococcus sp. B50 DNA window GACTCCCACCGGAACCTGCCCGAGCCAGCCGCCGAGGAGCCGGTAGCCCTCGACGTAGGTGCTGATGTAGGCGCGCCACAAGGGTGACGACAGGAACCGCAGCGACTGCCGGGCACGTTCGGGGCTCGACAGCGACCAGCGCTGCAGGAACTCGACGACGTCGTCGTGGCTGCGACCACGGTCGTGGAGCAGCAACGCGGCGTCCTGACGGACCGGCAGCAGTTGCTCGGACGCCTCGGACAGCTGCTCGGCGAGTTCGCCGTCGAACCGGAGCCCGAGATCGGCGTAGATCTCCTGCGCCCACTTCCCCCAGCCCGGGCCCACGATCGCTTCGAGCGCGAGATCGGCGAGGCCTTCGGCCATGAGGCATTGCGGGGTGTTGACGAGGAACAACGTCTGCTCGGCCTGCCCACCGGCGACGAGACCGGCCTCCTTGCGGCAATGCTCGGTGTGGTGCCCCGGGTACGCCTCGTGCGCGATCAGCCTCGGCAGGTGCGCCATGGTCTGTTCGAGATCGGAGTTGATCGCGACCCGCGAACGGTAGTCGCCGAGGTAATAGTTGAAACCCGACCACGGCTTGTCTCCGACGACCTCGTACTCGACGCGTTCGGTGTCGGGCAACGGATAGACCGCCCGCACCTTCTCACGCAGAGCGCTCGAGAACGCCTCGACGCATTCGGCGAGACGATCCGCGGGGATCACCTCGGACTTGCGGTGCGCCTGCATCCGTTCGGTGAGCGATCCCGGGCCGGGCAGCAAGGCGTCGAGACGACGATGCGCGTCGCGGTAGGCGTCCTCGTCGCCGGGGGCGATGCGCACGTCGAAGTACGCCTCGACCTCGTCGACGAAACCGATCTCCTCCCCCGCGAACTTGCGGGCCGAGCAGTCGAGCGCGCGCAGATGCACGTCGAGGAAACGGGTGCGCTCGTCGGACAGACCCGCGCCGGGGAGTTCGTTGCACAGGCGCCGCGCGATGTGTGATAGATCACGAGGATCGGGAGTCGGGGCGTTCTCGACCTTCCGCCGCAGTGCGGGATCGCCGGTGTAGGCGTCGACGAACCCTTCCTCCAGTCGGTCGAAAGCCAGACCCAGCAGCAGATATTCGTTCACGAAGTCGTCGGCTCCCATACCGGCCGAGCCTAGTACCTCGCCGGCGACCCGACACGGGAGAACCTGCCGGAGTGGGGACCCCGACGCGGCATCACCCTGTGTCAGCGAGCACAATCCGTTACATGGACATGCAACGCCGCATCCGCCGCGCCACCGGGAAGCCGTGCCGATGGCTCGTCTGAACGAACCGAGCCCGTATGTCGAGTTCGACCGCAAGCAGTGGCGGACGCTGCGGAAGTCGACTCCCCTCGTCCTCACCGAGGACGAACTCATCGGGCTTCGGGGCCTGGGCGAGCAGATCGACCTCGCAGAGGTCGCCGAGGTGTATCTGCCCCTCTCCCGGTTGATCCACCTGCAGGTCGCGGCGAGACAGCGGTTGTTCGCGGCGACGGCGACCTTCCTCGGGGAGAAGCATCCCGATCAGCAGGTGCCGTTCGTGATCGGCGTGGCCGGGTCGGTAGCGGTCGGCAAGTCCACCACGGCCCGTGTACTGCAGGCGTTGCTGGCCCGATGGGACCATCACCCGCGGGTGGATCTCGTGACCACCGACGGCTTCCTCTACTCCACCAAGGAACTGGTGCGGCGCAACATCATGCACCGCAAGGGCTTTCCCGAGAGCTACGACCGACGCAAGCTGCTGCGGTTCGTCACCGAGGTCAAGTCGGGCGCGAAAGAGGTTGCGGCGCCGATCTACTCGCACATCTCGTACGACATCATCCCGGGCCAGTACCACATCGTGCGCCAGCCGGACATCCTCATCATCGAGGGCCTGAACGTGCTGCAGACCGGTCCGCGGCTGATGGTCTCCGACCTGTTCGACTTCTCGATCTACGTCGACGCGCGAATCGAGGACATCGAGAAGTGGTACGTGGAGCGCTTTCTCGCACTGCGCAATACGTCCTTCGCCGATCCGGAGGCGCACTTCCACCACTACGCGAACCTGTCGGACCGGGACGCGATGAGTGCCGCGAAGGAGATCTGGCACTCGATCAACCTACCGAACCTGGTGGAGAACATCCTGCCCACACGGCCGCGCGCAACCCTGGTCCTGCGGAAGGACTCGGATCACGCCATCAACCGGCTCCGGTTGCGCAAGCTCTGAAGCAGCCCGCCGCGCGGCGCCGGATCGGCAGTCCGGTCAGGCGCCGAAGCGGCGGTGCCGTGCGGCGTAGTCGCGCAGAGCGCGCAGGAAGTCGACCCGGCGGAACTCGGGCCAGTACGCCTCGGTGAACCAGATCTCCGAGTAGGCGGACTGCCAGAGCAGGAATCCGGACAGTCGCTGCTCGCCGGAGGTGCGGATGACGAGATCCGGATCGGGCTGACCGGACGTGTAGAGGTGACTGTCGACGCCGTCGACCGTCACGGCCTGGACGAGGTCCTCACCGCGCAGTCCCTGCGCGTAGCGCACCCGCAGGAGTGATTGCACGGCGTCGACGATCTCCTGGCGACCGCCGTATCCGACGGCCACGTTGACGTGCGTGCCCGTCCGTCCGGCGGTTCCCGCCGCGGCCTCGTGCAGTCGCTTGGCGTGATCGGACGGGAGGAGGTCGGTGGTGCCGACGATCTTCACGCTCCAGTTCTGGCCGGGCGCGGAGATCTCCTCCACCACGTCCGAGATGATCTCGAGCAGTGCGTCGAGTTCCTCCGGCTCGCGCCGAAGGTTCTCGGTGGACAACAGATAGATCGTCGCCGTCTCGATGCCGGCGGCGTCGCACCAACCCAGCAGCTCGGCGATCTTCTTGGCACCCTCGCGGTGGCCGTGGCTGACGTCGGTGAAGCCGTTCTCACGCGCCCAACGCCGATTGCCGTCGCACATCACCGCGACATGTCGCGGATGCCGTGCTCCGTCGAGTTCCTTCAGCAGCCGGCGCTCGTAGAGCCGGTACAGCAGTCCGCGGACGCTCACCCCGTCATCACCACGCGAGTCACATTACGCCCAGGGATACGGGCGGTCGCGGCGGTGGTCACAGAGCCTCCCGCCGCACGGTTCCACACTGTAACGTGTCGACGGAACAAACCTACGGGTGCGTAGGTTACCGCTCGGTACCGGGAGGAGCGCACGTATGACGGCCTTCGGCCTCGAGGAACTGCCCGTCAAACCGCGGATGCGCGGATGGATCCACGCCTGGGCGTTCGGGGTGGCCGTCATAGCCGGTGCCGCGCTCGTCTCGGCCGCGGCCTTCCTCGCCGACCGCCCGGGCGCCGTGCTCCCCGCGACGATCTACAGCCTCACGGTGTGCGGCGTCTTCGGCGTCAGCGCGCTCTACCACCGCCTGGCCTGGAGTCCGCGCGCGCGGGTGTGGATGAAGCGCGCCGACCACTCGATGATCTTCGTTTTCATCGCCGGCAGCTACACCCCGTTCGCGACGCTGGCACTGCCACCCGAATCCGGACGGCCGTTGCTGATCGTCGTATGGTCGGGAGCGCTCGCGGGTGTGGCTCTGAAAATGTTGTGGCCGACTGCGCCGAGATGGGTCGGCGTACCGCTCTACCTGGTGCTCGGCTGGGCGATCGTTCCCGTCGCCGGACAACTGGTCGCCGAGGTCGGGCTCACCCCCATGCTGCTACTGCTGGTCGGCGGCCTGTTCTACAGCGGCGGAGCGATCCTCTACGCCACGCGCTGGCCCGACCCGTGGCCCGCGACCTTCGGACACCACGAGTTCTTCCACGCGGCCACGGTGATCGCGGCCCTGTGTCACGCGATCGCGGTGTGGCTCGTGATTCTGGGGTGAAACCTCACAAGCCACTTCGTGCAACTTCTCACACCACCTGAAGCGACTGTCACCCGTTTGTAGACTCGCGAGGGATGTCTATTCCGTTGCTCGCCTTCGAACTGACCGAGACCAACCGGGACTGGCTGATCCACCGGCCGCTGGCAATCCTGAGTTACATCGTCGCC harbors:
- a CDS encoding DUF885 domain-containing protein, which translates into the protein MGADDFVNEYLLLGLAFDRLEEGFVDAYTGDPALRRKVENAPTPDPRDLSHIARRLCNELPGAGLSDERTRFLDVHLRALDCSARKFAGEEIGFVDEVEAYFDVRIAPGDEDAYRDAHRRLDALLPGPGSLTERMQAHRKSEVIPADRLAECVEAFSSALREKVRAVYPLPDTERVEYEVVGDKPWSGFNYYLGDYRSRVAINSDLEQTMAHLPRLIAHEAYPGHHTEHCRKEAGLVAGGQAEQTLFLVNTPQCLMAEGLADLALEAIVGPGWGKWAQEIYADLGLRFDGELAEQLSEASEQLLPVRQDAALLLHDRGRSHDDVVEFLQRWSLSSPERARQSLRFLSSPLWRAYISTYVEGYRLLGGWLGQVPVGVERAERFRRLLDEPLVPSSLR
- the coaA gene encoding type I pantothenate kinase; this encodes MARLNEPSPYVEFDRKQWRTLRKSTPLVLTEDELIGLRGLGEQIDLAEVAEVYLPLSRLIHLQVAARQRLFAATATFLGEKHPDQQVPFVIGVAGSVAVGKSTTARVLQALLARWDHHPRVDLVTTDGFLYSTKELVRRNIMHRKGFPESYDRRKLLRFVTEVKSGAKEVAAPIYSHISYDIIPGQYHIVRQPDILIIEGLNVLQTGPRLMVSDLFDFSIYVDARIEDIEKWYVERFLALRNTSFADPEAHFHHYANLSDRDAMSAAKEIWHSINLPNLVENILPTRPRATLVLRKDSDHAINRLRLRKL
- a CDS encoding isoprenyl transferase — protein: MSVRGLLYRLYERRLLKELDGARHPRHVAVMCDGNRRWARENGFTDVSHGHREGAKKIAELLGWCDAAGIETATIYLLSTENLRREPEELDALLEIISDVVEEISAPGQNWSVKIVGTTDLLPSDHAKRLHEAAAGTAGRTGTHVNVAVGYGGRQEIVDAVQSLLRVRYAQGLRGEDLVQAVTVDGVDSHLYTSGQPDPDLVIRTSGEQRLSGFLLWQSAYSEIWFTEAYWPEFRRVDFLRALRDYAARHRRFGA
- the trhA gene encoding PAQR family membrane homeostasis protein TrhA — protein: MTAFGLEELPVKPRMRGWIHAWAFGVAVIAGAALVSAAAFLADRPGAVLPATIYSLTVCGVFGVSALYHRLAWSPRARVWMKRADHSMIFVFIAGSYTPFATLALPPESGRPLLIVVWSGALAGVALKMLWPTAPRWVGVPLYLVLGWAIVPVAGQLVAEVGLTPMLLLLVGGLFYSGGAILYATRWPDPWPATFGHHEFFHAATVIAALCHAIAVWLVILG